GATAGCCATAGCCGCCGTAGCCACTGTAAGGCGCATATCCGCTGTATCCATAAAACGGAGGGTATCCTCCATATCtatcacaaaagaaaaaaaaaagaagtgcaTCGTTTATGTGGACCTTTGATTCCTAGTGCAAATGCTAAGCATTGACAGTTCATATACGTACGTACCCATAATTAGCGGGATAGCCGTAAGCAGCTCCACCAATCAAACTTCCTAGAAGCCCTCCCAAATGTCTTCCTTGGGCTTCACCGCCACCTTCGGATCTCCCTGCTGCTCCTTGCTGTCCTTCATCGCAAGAAACGCCATTCCAAATAGCCGCCAACATCATCTTGAATTCAAAAACCCCGCgccaaaatttcaaagaaaaaataagttaGTGAGGAACTCaatgaattgttttcattttttttaccagcaaaacagcgaagaaaacaaactgattcttcat
The nucleotide sequence above comes from Daphnia carinata strain CSIRO-1 chromosome 3, CSIRO_AGI_Dcar_HiC_V3, whole genome shotgun sequence. Encoded proteins:
- the LOC130692825 gene encoding shematrin-like protein 1, encoding MKNQFVFFAVLLMMLAAIWNGVSCDEGQQGAAGRSEGGGEAQGRHLGGLLGSLIGGAAYGYPANYGYGGYPPFYGYSGYAPYSGYGGYGYQSYPYGGYGGYAPYGYGGPYYG